Proteins encoded together in one Ferroglobus placidus DSM 10642 window:
- a CDS encoding transcriptional regulator, translated as MGLKSPCEEVALKVLPMIRGELARELVERGLSKKEVAEILGVTVAAISQYTKGKRGVLKDERIRENIKDLAEEIVSGKIKGDDLSRKICEICGMIRKNAEQS; from the coding sequence ATGGGTTTGAAATCGCCTTGCGAAGAAGTAGCTTTGAAGGTTCTTCCGATGATAAGAGGTGAGCTGGCGAGAGAGCTCGTGGAGAGAGGATTAAGTAAGAAGGAGGTAGCCGAGATTCTCGGAGTTACCGTCGCTGCGATAAGTCAGTACACTAAGGGTAAGAGGGGCGTTCTAAAAGACGAGAGGATTCGGGAGAACATAAAAGATCTCGCGGAGGAAATCGTCAGCGGTAAAATTAAGGGGGACGATCTAAGCAGGAAGATTTGCGAAATCTGCGGAATGATTAGAAAGAATGCTGAGCAGTCTTAA
- a CDS encoding DHH family phosphoesterase, translated as MSCPKCGGKGYIEVKEVCNICEGSGKAKSFNPRLTAELTSEQLQLFAKGICGVCKGSGERTRLVVCDACKGSGKSSKCKICGKQIVGSSDLCNECRKKPHAYLLRNSCGIEDIRLNRVYVGKVVSLTDIGAFVQLNKRLKGLIHKKNLKNAYLNEGDEVTVKVTSIRPSGEIDLELHPMDSYEVVEVSKQVKTIPISEAEKNIGKIVEIRGLVTHIKLTAGPTIFTIVDESSAINAAAFEDGDRAYPEINVGDVVRAIGVIKRRETKLQMEVYEMERLLGEEAYGIKKAIESEIERRSEPEFKGFLIESEVLENLKDTMLAVAKELRKAILESRPVVIRHHWDADGVCGGVALEIALKDYVEKNHPDPDAKNYLVRRRVSRAPFYELEDVVKDLDESLDDAEKFGDKIPLVVLVDNGSGHEDIPAIRQFLAFGADVITIDHHFPDEEVDKYLLYHVNPYKAGGDSNYTSGVLCVEIARMISDRNFEHLAAISVVGDRAEGEVEKYIEVAKADVEFLKKVVLAVEYEGFFLRFRPASQIMHEILGFGRKDRQIKLVEMLYEYAMKSIEEQVKTAMESVKVQILPNGIALAALDVENYAKRFEFPPPGKLTGEVHDRLKQKYERIVTIGYGPDFAVIRSEGVMLDIPRLVRELREEVNAGVDGGGHLVVGSIKFIAAKRKEVLAKLAAKIGSI; from the coding sequence ATGAGCTGTCCCAAGTGTGGCGGCAAGGGATATATCGAGGTAAAGGAAGTCTGCAACATCTGCGAGGGAAGCGGTAAAGCGAAGAGCTTCAACCCGAGGCTTACAGCAGAGCTAACCTCAGAACAGCTTCAGCTTTTCGCAAAAGGTATTTGCGGGGTTTGCAAGGGAAGCGGTGAAAGAACGAGGCTCGTAGTTTGCGACGCTTGCAAGGGAAGCGGAAAGTCGAGCAAGTGCAAAATCTGCGGAAAGCAAATTGTAGGCTCCTCCGACCTGTGCAACGAGTGCAGAAAGAAGCCGCACGCTTATCTTTTAAGGAACAGCTGCGGAATAGAAGACATAAGGCTCAACAGAGTTTACGTCGGGAAAGTCGTCAGCTTAACAGACATAGGTGCCTTCGTACAGCTCAACAAAAGGCTGAAGGGACTCATTCACAAAAAGAACTTGAAAAATGCTTACCTGAACGAAGGAGATGAAGTGACTGTGAAGGTTACCTCGATAAGACCTTCCGGAGAAATAGACCTCGAATTGCATCCGATGGATTCCTACGAAGTCGTGGAGGTTTCGAAGCAGGTTAAGACGATTCCGATTTCGGAAGCGGAGAAGAACATAGGCAAGATCGTCGAAATAAGGGGGCTCGTTACGCACATCAAGCTAACTGCCGGACCGACAATTTTCACGATAGTCGACGAAAGCTCAGCTATAAACGCGGCAGCTTTCGAAGACGGGGATAGAGCGTATCCGGAAATAAACGTTGGAGACGTCGTTAGAGCTATAGGAGTTATAAAGAGAAGGGAAACGAAGCTTCAGATGGAAGTTTACGAGATGGAAAGGCTGCTTGGAGAAGAGGCTTACGGAATAAAAAAAGCGATAGAAAGCGAGATAGAGAGAAGGAGCGAGCCGGAATTCAAAGGTTTTCTAATAGAAAGCGAAGTCCTCGAAAATTTAAAAGATACCATGCTTGCAGTAGCTAAAGAGTTGAGGAAAGCGATTCTCGAATCGAGACCAGTTGTAATTCGTCACCACTGGGATGCCGACGGAGTTTGCGGAGGAGTCGCTTTGGAAATTGCCTTGAAGGATTACGTGGAAAAGAACCATCCCGACCCAGATGCGAAAAATTACCTCGTTAGGAGGAGAGTTTCGAGAGCCCCTTTCTACGAGCTTGAAGACGTCGTTAAAGATTTAGACGAATCTCTTGACGATGCGGAAAAATTTGGAGACAAGATTCCCCTCGTCGTTTTGGTTGACAACGGATCTGGACACGAAGACATCCCGGCTATAAGGCAGTTCTTAGCATTCGGAGCAGACGTAATAACGATAGACCACCACTTTCCGGACGAGGAAGTCGATAAGTACTTGCTTTACCACGTAAATCCTTACAAAGCTGGAGGAGACAGCAACTACACCTCTGGCGTCCTTTGCGTTGAAATAGCGAGGATGATCAGCGACAGAAATTTCGAGCATCTTGCAGCTATAAGCGTCGTAGGGGATAGGGCTGAGGGAGAGGTGGAGAAGTACATCGAAGTCGCTAAGGCTGACGTGGAGTTCCTGAAGAAAGTCGTCTTGGCTGTGGAGTACGAAGGATTCTTCCTGAGATTCAGACCTGCGAGCCAGATAATGCACGAGATACTCGGATTCGGAAGGAAAGACAGACAAATAAAGCTCGTGGAAATGCTTTACGAGTATGCGATGAAGAGCATAGAAGAGCAAGTGAAGACCGCTATGGAAAGCGTCAAAGTGCAGATTTTGCCCAATGGTATAGCCTTAGCTGCTTTGGACGTGGAAAACTACGCTAAGAGATTCGAGTTTCCACCTCCCGGAAAGCTTACCGGAGAAGTGCACGACAGATTAAAGCAGAAGTACGAGAGGATAGTGACTATCGGCTACGGACCCGACTTCGCAGTTATAAGGAGCGAGGGAGTCATGCTGGACATTCCAAGACTCGTGAGAGAGCTTAGAGAGGAGGTTAACGCCGGAGTCGATGGGGGAGGACACCTCGTCGTTGGGAGCATTAAGTTCATAGCCGCAAAGAGAAAAGAAGTTCTCGCGAAGCTTGCAGCCAAAATAGGGTCGATTTAA
- a CDS encoding arginase family protein, translating into MKPTGVFYHISFSRRSYLTVGTRLKDFPEAFEELKSFENFKLIECPEVSEELILKVHDPELLEGVKADPLCSTAWHSAGGVVKATEMVYEGELRNAFCYIGAGGHHSGKRIFWGYCCFNDVILAMRNLRDKYGDVKFAIVDTDAHHGDGTRELVKDDDKVLHYCICASDYESPDGLKIDRSYIGLSRKEYVDLVREFADRAEKFSPDLIFWYFGHDTHVGDYGDIGLTVNEYVEIAKIVKESAKKICDEKLVVVLGGGSVPYIAKISTLSIIKELLKP; encoded by the coding sequence GTGAAGCCGACGGGAGTATTTTACCACATAAGTTTTAGCAGAAGGAGCTACTTAACTGTCGGCACGAGACTCAAAGATTTTCCAGAAGCATTCGAAGAGCTGAAGAGCTTCGAGAACTTCAAGTTGATAGAATGTCCGGAAGTGAGCGAGGAGTTAATTTTGAAAGTCCACGATCCGGAGCTACTCGAAGGAGTTAAGGCTGATCCTCTATGCTCCACCGCCTGGCACTCTGCCGGAGGAGTTGTTAAAGCAACCGAGATGGTTTACGAAGGGGAGTTGAGAAACGCTTTTTGCTACATAGGTGCCGGAGGACATCACTCCGGAAAGAGAATCTTCTGGGGGTATTGCTGCTTCAACGACGTTATTTTGGCTATGAGAAACTTAAGAGATAAGTATGGCGATGTTAAATTTGCCATCGTCGACACCGACGCTCATCACGGAGATGGAACGAGGGAGCTCGTTAAGGATGACGACAAGGTTTTGCACTACTGCATATGCGCAAGCGATTACGAAAGTCCGGACGGACTTAAGATAGACAGAAGCTACATCGGACTGAGTAGAAAGGAATACGTGGACTTGGTAAGAGAATTCGCCGATAGAGCCGAGAAGTTCTCTCCAGACTTGATTTTCTGGTACTTCGGACACGACACTCACGTGGGAGATTACGGAGACATAGGATTGACGGTCAACGAATACGTGGAGATCGCGAAGATCGTTAAGGAATCGGCTAAGAAAATCTGCGACGAAAAGCTCGTCGTAGTTCTTGGAGGTGGAAGCGTTCCTTACATAGCCAAAATTTCAACCCTTTCGATAATAAAAGAGCTGCTAAAACCCTAA
- a CDS encoding 3-isopropylmalate dehydratase large subunit — MGKTIAEKILSEKSGKDAYAGDIVIAKVDRIALQDGTAPLAIKQVEKLGLEVKAAKITHFFVDHAAPSPRKELSNDQKLIKEFAEKVGAEFNKPGEGIIHQLMVERYVNPGDLIVGADSHTCTYGALGAFATGMGSTDIAIAMALGKNWFRVPESFKIVVEGEFQKGVFAKDLILWIIGELGVDGATYKALEFHGETIDKLDMDSRLTIANMAIECGAKAGLFKSDEVTKKFLMERGRGDKFREIKPDEDAEYEKEMYFDVSDLTPIVAKPHQVDNIARIDEVEGVKVDQVFVGTCTNGRLSDLEVVARILKGRKVHKDVRLLVGPASREVYMKALERGYIQEIIKAGGVILPPGCGPCVGIHLGILADGEVCLSTQNRNFKGRMGNPNAEIYLSSPATAAASAIEGKIADPRKYL, encoded by the coding sequence ATGGGCAAAACCATTGCCGAGAAGATACTCAGCGAGAAAAGCGGCAAAGATGCTTATGCTGGAGACATAGTTATTGCGAAAGTTGATAGAATTGCTTTGCAAGACGGAACTGCCCCTTTAGCAATAAAACAAGTTGAGAAGCTCGGATTGGAAGTTAAAGCTGCAAAAATAACTCACTTTTTCGTCGACCACGCAGCTCCATCGCCGAGAAAGGAGCTTAGCAACGATCAGAAGCTAATTAAAGAGTTCGCCGAAAAGGTAGGGGCGGAATTCAACAAACCGGGAGAGGGAATAATTCATCAGCTTATGGTTGAAAGATACGTAAATCCCGGAGATTTGATTGTTGGTGCAGATTCTCACACTTGCACCTACGGAGCTCTTGGAGCTTTCGCCACCGGAATGGGATCGACGGACATTGCTATAGCGATGGCTCTGGGAAAGAACTGGTTCAGGGTTCCCGAGAGCTTTAAAATAGTAGTCGAGGGAGAATTCCAGAAAGGAGTTTTCGCCAAAGATTTGATACTCTGGATAATCGGAGAGCTTGGAGTTGACGGAGCAACGTATAAAGCTCTGGAATTTCACGGAGAAACGATCGACAAGCTCGACATGGACTCGAGGCTGACAATTGCTAACATGGCCATAGAGTGCGGAGCTAAAGCTGGGCTTTTCAAGAGCGACGAGGTCACGAAGAAGTTTTTGATGGAGAGGGGGAGAGGAGATAAGTTCAGGGAGATAAAGCCGGATGAGGATGCGGAATACGAGAAGGAGATGTACTTCGACGTTTCGGATCTAACTCCGATTGTAGCTAAGCCTCATCAGGTTGATAACATAGCGAGAATCGACGAGGTGGAGGGAGTAAAGGTTGATCAGGTTTTCGTGGGAACGTGCACCAACGGAAGGCTTTCGGATTTGGAAGTGGTCGCGAGGATTCTTAAGGGTAGAAAAGTTCACAAAGATGTCCGACTTCTCGTAGGTCCGGCAAGCAGGGAAGTTTACATGAAAGCTCTTGAAAGGGGATACATTCAGGAGATAATCAAAGCTGGAGGAGTAATTTTACCTCCGGGCTGCGGACCTTGCGTTGGAATTCACTTGGGAATTCTCGCTGACGGGGAGGTTTGCCTCTCAACCCAAAACAGAAACTTCAAAGGAAGAATGGGGAATCCGAACGCTGAAATTTATCTCTCCTCACCAGCCACGGCTGCAGCTTCGGCAATAGAGGGGAAAATAGCGGATCCGAGAAAGTACCTCTAA
- a CDS encoding CDP-alcohol phosphatidyltransferase family protein: MLSSLKDKISDLLKPITKIVSKTGISPNTLTLLGLIAGFAASYFVAFGGKVEALLAVIVASLFDLLDGALARNEGMKTARGGFLDSVFDRYVDAALILALGIRVDEIFLAAIALVGAYMVSYTRARAEKEIEKCDVGIAERGERIIIILVGIAFSLEYYALIALAILSHLTALHRIIYAYGKIKEKESG, from the coding sequence ATGCTGAGCAGTCTTAAAGATAAGATCAGCGACCTCTTAAAGCCGATAACGAAGATCGTATCGAAAACCGGGATAAGTCCGAACACTTTAACGCTTCTCGGATTAATCGCGGGATTCGCAGCCTCCTATTTCGTTGCTTTCGGAGGAAAAGTCGAGGCTCTCTTAGCCGTTATCGTAGCTTCTCTTTTCGATCTGCTGGATGGAGCTTTAGCGAGAAACGAAGGGATGAAAACAGCAAGAGGGGGTTTTCTCGATTCCGTCTTCGATAGGTACGTGGATGCAGCTTTAATCCTCGCTCTCGGAATTAGAGTCGATGAGATTTTTCTGGCTGCGATAGCTTTGGTGGGAGCTTACATGGTAAGCTATACGAGGGCGAGAGCTGAAAAGGAGATAGAGAAGTGTGACGTTGGAATTGCCGAGAGAGGAGAAAGAATAATTATTATTCTTGTCGGAATCGCTTTCTCTCTCGAATACTACGCTTTGATAGCCTTAGCAATCCTGTCGCATCTAACAGCTCTCCACAGAATAATTTACGCCTACGGGAAAATCAAAGAAAAGGAGTCAGGCTGA
- a CDS encoding CoA transferase, with protein sequence MEKDIESLPYTEFIRELMNPEEIFEKPEPLKGIRVLDVGTLIFGPMVATYLAEFGAEVIHVEMPGRGDTMRPLTPFADFHKGVLAAGFEATNNSKYHVAIDMRTPEGKELIYRLVRKCDVLVENYRPGTLDRWGLGYRQLSKINPRLVYISMSGFGQWGPLFT encoded by the coding sequence TTGGAGAAGGACATCGAAAGTTTGCCTTACACCGAATTTATTAGAGAGCTTATGAACCCCGAAGAGATTTTCGAAAAGCCAGAGCCGCTCAAGGGGATAAGAGTTCTTGACGTTGGAACGTTAATTTTCGGACCAATGGTCGCAACGTACCTGGCTGAGTTTGGAGCTGAAGTAATTCACGTGGAAATGCCGGGAAGAGGAGACACGATGAGACCCCTCACTCCTTTCGCAGATTTCCACAAGGGCGTTCTGGCTGCCGGATTTGAGGCTACGAACAACAGCAAGTACCACGTTGCTATCGACATGAGAACTCCGGAAGGAAAGGAGCTGATTTACAGGCTTGTGAGGAAGTGCGACGTTCTTGTTGAAAATTACCGCCCAGGAACTCTTGACAGGTGGGGTCTCGGCTACAGACAGCTCAGCAAGATAAATCCGAGGCTTGTTTACATAAGCATGTCCGGATTCGGACAGTGGGGACCCTTGTTTACATAA
- the tsaA gene encoding tRNA (N6-threonylcarbamoyladenosine(37)-N6)-methyltransferase TrmO, giving the protein MILKPIGVIRSKYKSRREAPRQGRTSEEVSVIEVYEEFAEGLEGIERFEKIIVLYWMHESRRDVIRAKPPGGNERGVFSTRSPERPNPIGFSVCKLLKVEGRKIYVKWLDAIDGTPLIDIKPFIEEIDC; this is encoded by the coding sequence ATGATCCTCAAGCCTATCGGAGTAATCAGATCGAAGTACAAAAGCAGAAGGGAAGCTCCGAGGCAGGGAAGAACGAGCGAAGAAGTTAGCGTTATAGAAGTGTATGAAGAATTCGCCGAAGGCTTGGAAGGAATCGAAAGGTTTGAGAAAATAATAGTCCTTTACTGGATGCACGAATCGAGGAGAGACGTTATAAGAGCGAAACCTCCGGGAGGAAATGAGAGAGGAGTTTTTTCTACTCGCTCTCCGGAAAGACCGAATCCGATAGGTTTTTCCGTTTGCAAGCTGCTCAAAGTCGAGGGGAGAAAAATATACGTTAAATGGCTCGACGCCATCGACGGAACTCCTCTCATCGACATAAAGCCGTTTATAGAGGAGATAGACTGCTGA
- a CDS encoding NosD domain-containing protein, translated as MERKLIIKFASLLLLLGLIQTALGAQISTCTIINSPGYYELASDISASGTCILITSDHVTLDGKGHKISGNDGVGIFVVNQNPVYSYANTIKNVSIQNIVVEGFDTGIHIRGAQGVAVSKSVVTDSLSMGIHVEFSDNVLIYENEVRNSDVGIKIANTHASEIVGNRVTGCNIGIYTARYTVFDGDWPVIGLKNVYIYNNYLKNHQNIGGLASNPATDPANLENVHLNIQKTPGTNIIGGPYLGGNFYSTPSGNGYSDLCVDADVDGLCDQPFNAGYLVDKYPLTYIIAAGPDTTPELKPEKLVVVKPAEGESFCAGDEIVIEWTGGDEDWRVDLFLVDTLSLAMTPIASGIHNSGQYTWTIPANLSPGTYQIYIQEINQRDYAYGGKFFVIDCSQQETKGIEIPDCEGIIDLSTGTTGNFIPDAFGVAEDSVNDPVDWEVEGMTAYVVPPYPGWYSGPEVGSIANWITPYVNQNHNYPQGYGDFKATLKFNAPSSGKIVLYYTADDGLDLFLDGNLVDSYKVYKGFTQLKKFEANVQAGQHVITASVEDEHNVVSGFLAIGWFCPEVSKPVCEKPQIVKLQPGEKYQCGDYVFYVERISPTGFATVTVYENSQLVGTYSVNLGQTLVVGGFTIKLTETSENTVVFEVCCEEAMPSPACENWKELDLKIGEKYQCGKYTIVLDNVDYNSQKVKVAVYDSAGNLMGIYELSLGDSISQPNLVLAEITGDNSAKFKICCEEAQVECVEKRVEAIIGQKYQCGDYYFELQNVDYGNQKVTIAIYDSSGNLLSTHTLGIGDFATEGSAKIKLSMITGDNKAVFSVCCGGEKPVCEDWKELNLKIGEKYQCGDYTVVLDNVDYANNNVKVSIYDSSGNLVASQQLSAGQSITQQGIELVFDQVTGDNSARFKICCGRSGEMAVPVETITTFVPEDSEKIATPTPGETIVPAETPEEQIESTPTPIQTGPAPTPGFEAGLTLLGLLAVVYLIGRRK; from the coding sequence GTGGAAAGAAAGTTGATAATAAAGTTCGCGTCGCTTTTGCTGCTATTAGGTTTGATTCAAACCGCTCTCGGAGCGCAGATAAGCACATGTACAATTATCAACTCTCCGGGATACTACGAACTTGCCAGCGACATCTCCGCTTCTGGGACTTGCATTTTGATTACTTCAGACCACGTAACTCTTGACGGTAAGGGGCACAAAATTTCCGGGAACGATGGAGTTGGGATATTTGTCGTCAATCAGAATCCAGTTTACAGCTACGCAAACACGATCAAAAACGTTTCTATCCAGAACATTGTGGTTGAAGGTTTTGATACCGGCATACACATTAGGGGGGCCCAGGGAGTAGCTGTTAGCAAGTCTGTTGTGACTGACTCTCTCTCAATGGGCATTCATGTTGAATTTTCAGATAACGTACTCATTTACGAAAATGAAGTTAGAAATTCAGATGTGGGCATAAAGATTGCAAACACTCATGCGTCAGAAATTGTAGGCAACAGGGTGACTGGATGTAACATTGGGATTTACACTGCGAGATACACGGTTTTTGACGGGGACTGGCCAGTAATTGGGTTGAAAAACGTCTACATTTACAACAATTATCTCAAAAATCATCAGAACATTGGAGGGCTTGCATCCAATCCAGCAACTGATCCTGCTAACCTCGAAAATGTGCATCTGAACATACAAAAAACGCCCGGAACCAACATAATTGGTGGTCCCTACCTTGGTGGTAACTTCTACAGCACGCCCTCTGGCAACGGATACAGCGACCTGTGTGTTGATGCTGACGTTGATGGACTGTGCGACCAGCCGTTCAACGCTGGCTACCTCGTCGACAAGTATCCTCTTACATACATCATAGCAGCAGGACCTGATACTACTCCGGAATTAAAGCCTGAAAAGCTCGTTGTTGTTAAGCCTGCAGAGGGAGAGAGCTTCTGCGCTGGAGATGAGATAGTCATTGAGTGGACTGGAGGAGATGAGGATTGGAGGGTTGACCTTTTCTTGGTGGATACTCTCAGTCTGGCAATGACCCCGATAGCTTCCGGAATACACAATTCAGGGCAATACACATGGACCATTCCTGCAAATTTGTCCCCAGGAACTTACCAGATATACATTCAGGAAATCAACCAGCGTGATTACGCTTACGGAGGCAAGTTTTTTGTCATAGACTGCAGCCAGCAAGAAACGAAAGGTATTGAGATTCCGGACTGTGAGGGGATAATCGACCTCAGCACAGGCACAACCGGAAACTTCATTCCTGATGCTTTCGGGGTTGCAGAAGATTCCGTAAACGACCCAGTGGACTGGGAAGTTGAGGGAATGACCGCCTACGTGGTCCCACCGTATCCTGGATGGTATTCAGGCCCAGAGGTTGGCTCGATTGCCAACTGGATAACCCCATACGTTAACCAGAACCACAACTATCCACAGGGCTACGGAGACTTTAAGGCTACACTGAAGTTCAACGCACCGTCGAGCGGAAAGATAGTGCTTTACTACACCGCCGATGACGGTCTCGATTTGTTCCTCGATGGAAACCTGGTTGATTCATACAAGGTTTACAAGGGCTTCACCCAGCTGAAGAAGTTCGAAGCCAATGTTCAGGCTGGTCAGCATGTAATCACTGCGAGCGTTGAGGACGAGCATAACGTCGTCTCAGGATTCCTTGCTATAGGGTGGTTCTGTCCAGAGGTTTCAAAGCCTGTCTGTGAGAAACCGCAGATAGTGAAGCTTCAACCAGGAGAAAAATATCAGTGCGGAGATTACGTTTTCTACGTTGAAAGGATTTCTCCAACAGGGTTTGCAACTGTTACAGTTTACGAGAACAGTCAGCTCGTGGGAACTTACTCCGTCAACCTTGGACAAACGCTCGTTGTTGGAGGGTTTACGATAAAGCTGACAGAGACGTCCGAGAACACGGTTGTTTTCGAGGTTTGCTGTGAAGAAGCCATGCCTTCTCCTGCGTGCGAGAACTGGAAAGAGCTTGATTTGAAGATTGGTGAAAAATACCAGTGCGGAAAATACACAATAGTTCTTGACAACGTTGACTATAACAGTCAGAAGGTGAAGGTTGCTGTTTACGACTCAGCAGGAAACCTGATGGGTATTTACGAGCTCTCCCTTGGTGACAGCATCTCTCAGCCCAATCTTGTTCTTGCAGAGATAACCGGAGACAACTCAGCAAAATTCAAGATATGCTGTGAGGAAGCACAGGTTGAGTGTGTTGAAAAGAGAGTTGAGGCGATAATCGGACAGAAGTATCAGTGCGGAGATTATTACTTCGAGCTTCAGAACGTGGACTACGGAAATCAAAAGGTCACCATAGCAATATACGATTCCTCAGGAAACCTGCTCTCAACCCACACCCTTGGAATAGGAGATTTCGCAACTGAAGGAAGTGCGAAGATCAAGCTGTCCATGATTACTGGGGATAACAAGGCTGTGTTCTCAGTTTGCTGTGGTGGTGAAAAACCAGTCTGTGAAGACTGGAAGGAACTGAACCTCAAAATTGGAGAAAAGTATCAGTGTGGAGATTACACAGTAGTTCTTGACAATGTTGATTACGCAAACAACAACGTTAAGGTTTCAATCTACGACTCCTCTGGAAATCTTGTCGCCTCGCAACAGCTTTCAGCAGGGCAGAGCATAACCCAGCAGGGAATCGAGCTTGTGTTTGATCAGGTTACAGGTGATAACTCAGCGAGATTCAAGATATGCTGTGGAAGGTCAGGGGAGATGGCGGTTCCTGTGGAAACGATAACAACGTTCGTTCCTGAAGATAGCGAGAAAATTGCGACGCCAACTCCCGGAGAAACAATCGTTCCAGCAGAAACTCCGGAAGAGCAGATAGAGAGCACACCAACCCCGATTCAGACAGGACCAGCTCCAACTCCCGGATTTGAAGCGGGCTTAACTTTGCTCGGCCTGCTTGCGGTTGTTTATCTGATTGGAAGAAGAAAGTAG
- a CDS encoding OBG GTPase family GTP-binding protein has product MDVAEEIRRLEEEIRRTPYNKATEHHIGRLKAKLARLREEAEKQRRKKSGEAYAIKKEGDATVVLVGYPSVGKSTLLNALTGAKSEVADYAFTTLKPTPGMLEYKGAKIQIIDVPGVIEGASQGRGRGREILSAIRVADLIVIVADVFNVHTIDLVKKELYNAGFRLNEKKPEVYIKKTVTGGINVKTTVKLSLSEETIKSILREYKIHSGEVLIREDVTIDRLIDAILGNRVYVPAITVVNKIDLYPEAEIPKDAIPISAEKRINLDKLVEEIYRKLEFIRVYLKPPGGKVEEEPMILRRGAKVEDVCKRLHRDMVENFKYAKVWGKSVKFDGQRVGLDHVLEDGDIVTIYAK; this is encoded by the coding sequence ATGGACGTGGCTGAGGAGATCAGGAGGCTCGAAGAGGAAATAAGGAGAACGCCCTACAATAAAGCGACGGAACATCACATAGGCAGGCTTAAAGCTAAGCTTGCGAGGCTTAGAGAAGAGGCTGAGAAGCAGAGGAGAAAGAAGAGCGGAGAAGCTTACGCGATAAAAAAGGAGGGAGACGCTACGGTCGTTTTGGTCGGCTACCCTTCTGTTGGAAAGTCTACTCTCCTCAACGCTTTAACCGGAGCGAAGAGCGAAGTGGCTGATTACGCTTTCACCACTCTTAAGCCAACTCCCGGAATGCTCGAATACAAAGGAGCGAAGATTCAGATTATAGACGTTCCCGGAGTAATAGAGGGAGCATCTCAGGGAAGAGGAAGGGGAAGGGAAATTCTCTCGGCTATAAGAGTCGCGGATCTTATTGTCATCGTGGCTGACGTTTTCAACGTTCACACCATCGATCTCGTTAAAAAAGAGCTTTACAACGCAGGTTTCAGATTGAACGAGAAGAAGCCGGAGGTTTACATAAAGAAGACAGTCACGGGAGGAATAAACGTAAAGACGACGGTCAAGCTGTCTTTGAGCGAGGAAACTATAAAGTCTATACTCAGGGAGTACAAGATCCACAGCGGAGAGGTTTTGATCAGAGAAGACGTGACGATAGACAGGCTTATCGACGCTATTCTCGGCAATAGAGTTTACGTTCCGGCGATAACTGTTGTGAACAAAATCGATCTCTATCCTGAGGCTGAAATTCCGAAAGACGCTATACCCATTTCCGCTGAGAAGAGGATTAACCTCGACAAGCTCGTTGAGGAAATTTACAGAAAGCTCGAATTCATCAGAGTTTACCTCAAACCTCCGGGAGGAAAAGTAGAGGAGGAACCGATGATTCTTAGAAGAGGGGCTAAGGTTGAGGACGTCTGTAAAAGATTGCACAGAGACATGGTCGAGAACTTTAAGTACGCTAAAGTGTGGGGGAAGAGCGTAAAATTCGACGGGCAGAGGGTCGGATTGGATCACGTTCTCGAAGATGGAGATATTGTTACGATTTACGCCAAATAA
- a CDS encoding TIGR00296 family protein, with protein MKLLSLEDGVKAVKLAREAIETYLRTGKKINKRLGGVFAEKRGVFTTLNKHRMLRGCIGFPYPIKRLDEAIIESAIAAATEDPRFPPVKLEEMDEIEVEVTILTPPEKVEVEDRTELPKKIEVGRHGLLIKRGFYSGLLLPQVAVEYNFDAEEFLTQTCLKAGLSPDCWLLEDTEVYVFEGQIFAEKEPRGEVVEVDIKSCKL; from the coding sequence ATGAAGCTACTCTCACTTGAAGACGGCGTTAAAGCTGTGAAGCTTGCGAGGGAAGCTATTGAAACTTATCTGAGGACTGGGAAAAAAATAAACAAAAGGCTGGGAGGTGTTTTTGCTGAGAAGAGAGGTGTTTTCACGACTTTAAACAAGCACCGCATGCTTAGAGGATGCATAGGATTTCCTTACCCTATAAAGAGGCTCGACGAAGCGATAATTGAGTCGGCAATAGCCGCAGCTACGGAAGATCCGAGGTTTCCACCGGTGAAGCTTGAGGAGATGGACGAAATAGAGGTGGAGGTGACGATTCTAACACCTCCGGAGAAGGTTGAAGTTGAGGACAGAACTGAGCTGCCCAAGAAAATTGAAGTAGGTAGGCACGGTTTGCTTATTAAAAGAGGTTTTTACAGCGGTCTTCTCCTTCCTCAGGTGGCTGTGGAGTACAACTTCGACGCTGAAGAATTTTTAACGCAAACTTGTTTAAAAGCGGGTCTTTCTCCTGACTGCTGGTTGCTCGAAGACACGGAAGTTTACGTCTTCGAAGGGCAGATATTTGCCGAAAAGGAGCCGAGAGGAGAGGTCGTCGAGGTGGACATTAAATCGTGCAAGCTATGA